Proteins from a single region of Pseudomonas sp. BSw22131:
- a CDS encoding patatin-like phospholipase domain-containing protein translates to MTTPNTPHASGTTPPSDLKFLFEERRKKLPPDVRASLSARPWGLALSGGGIRSATFCFGLIKALAEKGLLHRIDLLSTVSGGGYIGSTLGKLFHNEGKTGAPDPMKLEKDIASAQARWFALWLRANGRYLIPRGLQDLLLAIANFGRNLLGVHVELALMSLILAGLLLCIDLGVWGWADCLAPGGGCDGPQWLDLTVIDFFSNWPTVWMALIPVAWVAAILSCTYWAMPTGKRRFLAMQRACTALMAGLGIVILLRHSTSTLAFLPDFTGTLILPGGWVALAIALMGAWILGIGLASVLTFKSGSDPDRIRNRLTHALALMLKLSLGVVLLGIIDFLAWMLANVNTVVQGQLGGTLAVIAVALRATVPMISDLPKSLIPGTRRVVMEIINLAGVVITFMLVVFWVSVVHRAATVVLFDTSVAGLQFGSAWQSVGWLCIAPLLMVLVSAGNRDFLNRSSLYAFYRARLIRSYLGAANPGRFPSAPGQQSSCTGKAVSQTLPLRVSQVDSGDDLAMSDYRPDQGGGPVHLINVCVNQTSDALGGLFNQDRKGTLLTVRSDGCVSQAENVWHPGCPENSLSLGAWVAISGAAVAPGLGASTRSGIAALLTIAGIRLGYWWDSAGIGGKSKVSRIGKYGQLWSELRGRFSGDQRQDWFLSDGGHFENTASYALLREECEVIVVADCGADPRYAFGDLENLVRKARIDLQVEITFLRPKHADPRLPTAFGSLNELGSADSQACLALARVDYGRTRRKGHMIIVKPNMCHGASVDLVNFKADNPLFPQEPTTDQSFSEAQWESYFQLGQTLGCNIELKQLKDICAFAQDHFVDDDGAIRVTKEDGSVGLRFSSKRISSRIASTGAVSASISLGAIASVGLAGWQMINSEMTQQTSQKKIEPTAFRQLTSIFARLPPAGPGADPNMDGPLGEMATELWRVGEQVCTKRNIDAFLGSRQMRFMVEKTREACSESPSPHPSCAVLLGDDAPECLQTSPRPVCEPTYWIRDWSVKPLSASNCWPVGRVSTITETTDWASSAPMPAPAPVSVEESIDEPNAGFSAAPQAAAPVCEGQTVYLQIYGPQLRDYSRSLRGPWREELRASVPPIEDVQDTARRANRRAPTPYPVPTIIYHTADSLACANALRSNGGSTQWNVVPLAEGLKPQKNVIEVWLPPSTQVQ, encoded by the coding sequence ATGACGACCCCCAACACCCCACATGCCTCTGGCACGACACCGCCCTCCGACCTTAAATTTCTCTTTGAAGAGCGCCGTAAAAAACTTCCTCCCGACGTTCGCGCTTCATTGTCCGCGCGACCTTGGGGGCTGGCGCTGTCTGGTGGCGGCATCCGCAGCGCCACGTTCTGTTTTGGTTTGATCAAAGCCCTTGCCGAGAAAGGCCTGCTGCACCGTATTGATCTGCTGTCGACGGTTTCAGGTGGTGGTTATATCGGCTCGACGCTGGGCAAGCTGTTTCACAACGAAGGCAAGACCGGCGCGCCGGATCCGATGAAGCTCGAAAAAGACATTGCAAGTGCGCAGGCGCGCTGGTTTGCGCTTTGGCTTCGCGCCAATGGTCGTTACCTGATTCCCAGGGGATTACAAGACTTACTTTTAGCAATTGCCAACTTTGGCCGCAACCTGCTGGGCGTTCACGTCGAACTCGCTCTGATGTCGTTGATACTCGCCGGATTGCTGTTGTGCATCGACCTGGGCGTGTGGGGCTGGGCTGACTGTCTGGCGCCTGGTGGCGGCTGCGATGGCCCGCAGTGGCTGGATCTGACAGTGATCGATTTTTTCTCGAACTGGCCGACGGTGTGGATGGCACTGATACCGGTCGCCTGGGTCGCGGCAATCCTGTCCTGTACTTATTGGGCGATGCCGACGGGCAAGCGCCGTTTTCTGGCCATGCAGCGCGCCTGTACGGCGCTGATGGCCGGTCTTGGCATCGTAATCCTGCTGCGTCACTCAACCAGCACTTTGGCTTTTCTGCCTGATTTCACCGGCACGCTCATACTGCCTGGCGGTTGGGTGGCGCTGGCCATCGCGCTGATGGGGGCATGGATACTGGGCATTGGCCTGGCCAGCGTGCTGACGTTCAAGTCGGGGAGCGACCCGGACCGCATACGCAACCGATTGACCCATGCCCTGGCCTTAATGTTGAAGCTGTCGCTGGGCGTGGTGTTGCTGGGCATTATCGATTTTCTGGCGTGGATGCTGGCCAACGTCAATACCGTGGTTCAAGGCCAGTTGGGCGGAACACTGGCGGTGATTGCCGTGGCGCTGAGGGCGACCGTTCCGATGATCTCCGACCTGCCCAAGAGCCTGATCCCCGGAACGCGGCGCGTGGTCATGGAGATCATCAACCTCGCGGGCGTGGTGATCACGTTCATGCTGGTGGTGTTCTGGGTCAGCGTTGTACATCGGGCCGCGACCGTTGTGCTGTTTGATACTAGTGTGGCGGGCTTGCAGTTCGGGTCGGCGTGGCAATCAGTGGGTTGGCTGTGCATTGCGCCGCTGCTCATGGTGCTGGTGTCTGCGGGTAACCGCGATTTCCTCAATCGATCCTCGCTGTATGCCTTTTACCGCGCACGGTTGATTCGCAGTTATCTGGGGGCAGCCAATCCGGGGCGATTTCCGTCAGCGCCAGGCCAGCAAAGCAGCTGCACCGGCAAGGCCGTCAGTCAGACGTTGCCGCTGCGCGTGAGTCAGGTCGACAGCGGCGACGATCTGGCGATGAGCGATTACCGACCTGATCAGGGAGGCGGTCCGGTTCATCTGATCAATGTGTGCGTCAACCAGACGAGCGACGCGCTGGGCGGCCTGTTCAACCAGGATCGCAAGGGCACGCTGTTGACCGTGCGTTCTGATGGGTGCGTGTCCCAGGCAGAAAACGTCTGGCATCCCGGCTGCCCCGAGAACAGTTTGAGTCTGGGCGCCTGGGTCGCCATTTCAGGTGCCGCCGTAGCCCCCGGTCTGGGCGCTTCAACCCGCTCGGGCATCGCTGCGCTGCTGACCATCGCCGGGATCCGCCTGGGTTATTGGTGGGACAGCGCCGGCATCGGGGGAAAGTCCAAGGTCAGCCGTATCGGCAAATACGGACAGTTGTGGAGTGAATTGCGCGGCCGGTTCAGCGGCGACCAGCGGCAGGACTGGTTTCTCAGCGACGGCGGGCATTTTGAAAACACCGCCAGTTATGCGCTGCTGCGCGAAGAGTGCGAGGTCATTGTGGTGGCCGATTGTGGCGCTGACCCGCGCTATGCCTTCGGTGATCTAGAAAATCTGGTGCGCAAGGCGCGCATCGACCTGCAGGTGGAAATCACGTTTCTGCGCCCCAAACATGCTGATCCACGTTTGCCTACGGCGTTTGGCTCGCTCAACGAGCTTGGCTCTGCGGACAGCCAGGCCTGTCTCGCGCTGGCCCGAGTAGATTACGGCCGCACTCGGCGAAAAGGCCACATGATCATCGTCAAGCCAAACATGTGTCACGGGGCCTCGGTCGATCTTGTCAATTTCAAGGCGGACAACCCGTTGTTTCCGCAAGAACCCACAACCGACCAATCCTTTAGCGAAGCGCAGTGGGAAAGCTATTTTCAGCTGGGCCAAACGTTGGGGTGCAATATCGAACTCAAGCAGTTGAAGGACATCTGCGCATTTGCCCAGGACCACTTCGTCGATGACGACGGCGCCATCCGCGTGACGAAAGAAGACGGCAGCGTGGGATTGCGGTTTTCATCGAAGCGAATTTCTTCGCGAATTGCCTCAACGGGTGCAGTGTCGGCGTCGATCAGTCTGGGAGCGATTGCTTCGGTGGGGCTGGCGGGTTGGCAGATGATTAACAGTGAGATGACCCAACAAACGTCGCAGAAGAAAATCGAACCCACTGCGTTCAGGCAGCTCACGTCGATCTTTGCCAGATTACCGCCAGCGGGGCCTGGGGCTGATCCGAACATGGACGGGCCGTTGGGCGAAATGGCGACCGAGCTGTGGCGGGTAGGAGAGCAGGTTTGCACCAAGCGCAATATCGACGCGTTTCTCGGCTCGCGGCAGATGCGATTCATGGTCGAAAAAACCAGGGAGGCATGCAGTGAATCGCCAAGCCCACACCCATCGTGTGCGGTGTTACTCGGTGACGATGCGCCTGAGTGCTTGCAGACTTCGCCGCGTCCGGTGTGCGAGCCGACTTACTGGATTCGTGATTGGTCGGTTAAGCCGCTGTCAGCGTCCAACTGCTGGCCGGTGGGCCGTGTGAGCACTATCACCGAAACCACAGACTGGGCGTCCTCGGCACCGATGCCAGCCCCGGCACCTGTTTCTGTCGAGGAATCCATTGACGAACCAAACGCGGGTTTCTCGGCTGCCCCTCAAGCCGCAGCGCCGGTCTGCGAAGGGCAGACGGTTTACCTGCAAATCTACGGGCCACAATTGCGTGATTACAGTCGTTCATTGCGCGGGCCTTGGCGCGAAGAGCTCAGGGCATCGGTGCCGCCCATCGAGGATGTACAGGACACCGCTCGCCGTGCCAATCGTCGTGCGCCCACGCCATATCCGGTGCCGACCATTATTTATCACACCGCCGATTCGCTGGCGTGCGCCAACGCCTTGCGGTCCAACGGTGGCTCGACTCAATGGAACGTCGTGCCGCTGGCTGAAGGGCTGAAACCACAAAAAAACGTGATCGAGGTATGGCTGCCACCCTCCACTCAAGTTCAGTAA
- a CDS encoding GNAT family N-acetyltransferase produces the protein MITIRPMTLDDFEAFWPTFQAVVVAQQTYAYDPALTQDDARHLWLDYPLQTLIAEEDGVLLGSYYLKANAAGPGSHVSNCGYMVTEAARGRGIARMMCEHSQQLAREHGFQAMQFNSVVATNEVAVALWQKLGFDVVGRLPRAYRHKQLGLVDCLVMYKWLGEPDTSRKAKSPLLIGRKNIESVVSRPQRGHQPG, from the coding sequence CTGGCCCACGTTTCAGGCGGTCGTCGTCGCTCAGCAAACTTACGCCTACGACCCTGCACTGACGCAGGACGACGCTCGGCATCTATGGCTGGACTACCCGCTGCAGACGCTGATCGCTGAAGAAGACGGCGTGTTGCTCGGCAGCTATTACCTCAAGGCCAACGCAGCCGGGCCAGGCAGCCACGTCAGCAACTGCGGTTACATGGTCACTGAAGCCGCCCGCGGACGCGGGATTGCCCGGATGATGTGCGAGCACTCGCAACAACTGGCTCGCGAGCACGGCTTTCAGGCCATGCAGTTCAATTCGGTGGTGGCGACCAACGAAGTGGCCGTCGCGCTCTGGCAAAAGCTCGGTTTCGACGTGGTCGGCCGCCTGCCCCGCGCTTATCGCCATAAGCAACTGGGGCTGGTGGATTGTCTGGTGATGTACAAATGGCTGGGCGAGCCGGACACCTCACGCAAAGCCAAAAGCCCGTTATTGATTGGCCGCAAGAACATCGAGTCCGTGGTGTCCCGACCTCAGCGCGGGCATCAGCCAGGCTGA